One stretch of Oryzias latipes chromosome 7, ASM223467v1 DNA includes these proteins:
- the LOC101174348 gene encoding cadherin-like protein 26, producing the protein MYNNKVEGKEFRFEISGEAVDLGYLTINETSGDVYVNKRIDREIINVPFFHVVFDVYDTETAQKIDKELAFNVVIKDINDNPPKFTEIPEAVTVDENQEEGLLEVQVIAQDMDERNTINSRFNISVIAQHPPEPKIQTKWIDERIVHLNFTGCFNYEKENKYSVTLQAKDHGDPPLSSTAEITINIVDRNTNMPVFKEREYQTKASEMETHDDLLRLAVEDKDTPNTDGWRAKYFFISGNEEDIFKLETDPITNEGILSIIKEKNYEKNSWVDLQVGVENIEPFSKCENGKLIKQGSKLYPPDSVSVKVLMVDSNDPPEFQKTKVDLFEKEESEPGKVLFTPEVHDPDSTSFRFVLVEDPANWVSVDEKTGEIRATKKMDRESPFVDADNVYKVVIAAIDDGDPPASSSCTISIHLRDTNDHKPQLVNNSIIMCGNMSNKMMLSVIDLDADPYSGPFHFSLDNDDNKKQWKLDPYYGQQGGLINLKPLSYGNYSISLVIEDQQNNIGRETLEVVVCDCENNTCHVKKALSFHLGVPAIYSMIAGLLLFLILLIGFSCSCKKHQFEQTEDKGYQTLVKYNREGHLLKPIAPTELTGPNAINQTNNTVKSATSSGRSLNKKTYSSGAYSMGTSDSLKESMVKNKTEMSINKPNLGGSHVSRSMNQSEQDPFSRVQSNIPLPDQIKKMTSGNTHPRPNLGGSHASRSMRSEMPSEFYHNNDTYRSEHNMNKSIDHYSSVHSDLQSDYNLSAQVKREIAAILEPDKVD; encoded by the exons ATGTACAATAACAAGGTAGAAGGGAAAGAATTCAGGTTTGAGATAAGCGGAGAAGCAGTGGATCTGGGATATTTGACCATTAATGAAACATCTGGAGACGTTTATGTCAACAAACGTATTGACAGAGAGATAATAAATGTCCCCTTTTTCCAT GTCGTCTTTGATGTGTACGACACAGAGACCGCCCAAAAAATTGACAAGGAACTAGCGTTTAATGTGGTAATAAAGGACATCAATGACAATCCCCCAAAGTTTACCGAAATTCCTGAGGCTGTTACTGTGGATGAAAACCAAGAGGAAG GCTTACTGGAGGTGCAAGTGATTGCTCAAGACATGGAtgaaagaaatacaataaattcCAGATTTAACATCAGTGTGATTGCACAGCATCCACCAGAGCCTAAGATTCAGACCAAATGGATTGATGAAAGAATTGTGCATCTTAACTTTACTGGATGTTTTAACTATGAA AAAGAAAACAAGTACAGTGTTACTCTTCAAGCAAAGGATCATGGAGACCCTCCATTGTCCTCCACTGCTGAGATTACGATAAATATTGttgacagaaacacaaatatGCCAGTGTTCAAGGAGAGAGAG TACCAAACTAAAGCCTCAGAAATGGAGACCCATGATGACCTTCTGAGATTGGCAGTAGAGGACAAAGACACTCCCAACACTGATGGATGGCGTGCAAAGTACTTCTTCATCAGCGGGAATGAGGAAGACATCTTTAAGCTTGAAACAGACCCAATAACAAATGAGGGTATTTTGAGCATCATTAAG gaaaagaattatgaaaaaaacagttgGGTCGACTTGCAGGTTGGGGTAGAAAACATTGAACCCTTTTCTAAGTGTGAAAACGGGAAATTGATTAAACAGGGAAGCAAACTTTATCCTCCAGACTCAGTCAGTGTCAAAGTTCTAATGGTTGATAGCAATGACCCACCAGAGTTTCAGAAAACTAAAGTAGATTTGTTTGAGAAAGAAGAGTCTGAACCAGGAAAGGTTCTCTTCACCCCAGAGGTTCATGATCCAGACTCTACTTCCTTCAG GTTTGTACTTGTAGAAGATCCAGCTAACTGGGTTTCTGTTGATGAAAAAACTGGAGAAATTAGAGCAACTAAGAAGATGGACAGAGAATCACCCTTCGTGGATGCTGACAATGTTTACAAAGTCGTCATTGCTGCCATAGATGATG GTGATCCTCCAGCCTCAAGTTCTTGCACCATCAGTATCCACCTGAGGGACACCAATGACCACAAGCCACAGCTGGTCAACAACAGCATCATCATGTGTGGAAATATGAGCAATAAAATGATGCTTTCTGTGATTGACTTGGATGCTGATCCATATAGTGGACCATTTCATTTCTCACTTGATAATGATGACAATAAAAAGCAATGGAAACTAGATCCATATTATG GTCAGCAAGGTGGCCTTATCAACCTGAAACCACTTTCCTATGGAAACTATTCTATATCACTGGTGATTGAAGACCAGCAGAACAATATTGGACGTGAGACACTGGAAGTggttgtgtgtgactgtgagaATAATACATGTCATGTAAAAAAGGCACTTTCATTTCACCTTGGAGTACCTGCCATATACTCAATGATTGCTGgactacttttgtttttaa TCTTACTTATCGGGTTCTCATGCAGTTGcaaaaaacatcagtttgaaCAAACGGAAGATAAAGGATACCAGACACTTGTGAAATACAATAGAGAAGGACACCTCCTTAAACCTATA gCTCCGACTGAATTAACTGGACCTAATGCCATCAACCAGACCAACAATACAGTG aaGTCTGCAACGTCTTCAGGACGTTCCCTCAACAAGAAAACGTACAGCTCAGGAGCGTACAGCATGGGGACTTCAGACTCGTTGAAGGAATCtatggttaaaaacaaaactgaa ATGAgcataaacaaaccaaacctcGGTGGAAGTCATGTGAGTCGTTCCATG aACCAATCAGAGCAGGATCCTTTTTCAAGAGTACAGTCAAATATTCCTCTTCCTGATCAAATTAAAAAG ATGACGAGCGGAAACACCCATCCTAGACCAAACCTCGGTGGAAGTCATGCGAGTCGTTCCATg agGTCTGAGATGCCTTCGGAATTCTACCACAATAATGATACGTACCGCTCAGAACACAACATG aACAAATCAATAGACCATTATTCAAGTGTACATTCAGATCTTCAGTCCGATTATAATCTTTCAGCACAAGTTAAAAGG GAAATCGCTGCAATTCTTGAACCTGATAAAGTTGATTAA